The following coding sequences are from one Planctomonas sp. JC2975 window:
- a CDS encoding beta-galactosidase: MTSFAAPLRARSTPWPRPESSPGFGDPRFTITSRRVLRNGVPVLPVSGELHHLRVPRADWSRRLRLMRAGGITAVSTYVFWLWHQPVPGPADFDGQLDVASFVAEAEAADLDVVIRIGPWCHGETRNGGFPDWVQQAPVQHRTNDPAYLRLVDDWFSQLGAHLSGVLARENRVIAIQLENELYDQPDHIAMLQRIATDHGLVASVYTSTAWGSAALPKGLVVPLYGGYADGFWVDSDSGWDASFREHFFHSHVWDDPGIGADLRTSEKSGTDGRFAPELYPPATCELGGGMTVAYHRRPTVSGRDIAAVAHAKIGNGSAWQGYYMFVGGANPPGTQWQESHATGYPNDLPRFDYDFHAPIGAAGDLREAFGLLREQHTFLRDFGGMLTGMPSALPETMPKGLDDRSTLRWALRSDGRRGVVFMTWHQPLVPLADVESVQFDLQLCETTVRFPDRPVTVRSGTTARWPVNLDFGGIGVDWATASLIALTDGRVPLLVLGEEEGILGQVRFAGGVDVTEQVVGAERPWQGARLLRARSESGALDVLIIPFTLRGSLTVTPTGRVILAVGAVVEDGAVLTVEESDGTRPAEFCADSGEWVGRGHSERSTRRTAVVVTAHDPAAEPPATYGQFKRRASAPSSADVRRYGARWELDLRRAIDGDVLTISWMGDVAQLAVDGIPVADQFWNGSVWRIPVDRLAAGSGSRVELRVLPGHPESRVGIGYDGRSASLPVTAELDEAVLVSTARWRIDPASERS; this comes from the coding sequence GTGACCAGCTTCGCCGCGCCCTTGCGCGCCCGCTCAACCCCGTGGCCAAGGCCGGAGTCGTCCCCGGGCTTCGGAGATCCGCGCTTCACCATCACCAGCAGGCGGGTGCTGCGCAACGGCGTGCCCGTGCTTCCCGTGAGCGGGGAGCTGCACCATCTGAGAGTCCCGCGCGCGGACTGGTCCAGACGGCTTCGCCTGATGCGCGCCGGCGGCATCACCGCCGTCTCGACCTATGTCTTCTGGCTCTGGCATCAGCCCGTCCCTGGACCGGCCGACTTCGACGGGCAGCTGGATGTCGCCTCCTTCGTCGCCGAGGCGGAGGCAGCAGACCTCGACGTCGTCATCCGCATCGGTCCGTGGTGTCACGGCGAAACTCGTAACGGCGGATTCCCGGACTGGGTCCAGCAGGCGCCCGTGCAGCACCGCACGAATGATCCCGCCTACCTGCGCCTGGTGGACGACTGGTTCTCTCAACTCGGAGCGCATCTGTCCGGCGTGCTGGCTCGAGAGAACCGGGTCATTGCGATCCAGCTCGAGAACGAGCTCTACGATCAGCCGGACCACATCGCGATGCTCCAGAGGATCGCGACAGACCACGGGCTCGTTGCATCCGTCTACACGTCGACCGCCTGGGGCAGCGCAGCCCTGCCGAAGGGACTGGTGGTCCCGCTGTACGGAGGGTATGCCGACGGATTCTGGGTGGACTCGGACTCGGGATGGGACGCGTCGTTCCGTGAGCACTTCTTCCATTCGCACGTATGGGACGACCCCGGGATCGGGGCGGACCTGCGTACTTCCGAGAAGAGCGGAACCGACGGCAGGTTCGCGCCCGAGCTCTACCCGCCGGCGACGTGCGAACTCGGTGGCGGGATGACCGTCGCGTATCACCGCCGCCCCACAGTCAGCGGACGAGACATCGCAGCCGTCGCCCACGCGAAGATCGGCAACGGATCCGCATGGCAGGGCTACTACATGTTCGTGGGCGGTGCGAACCCGCCCGGCACCCAGTGGCAGGAGTCGCATGCCACCGGGTATCCGAACGACCTGCCGCGGTTCGACTACGACTTCCATGCGCCCATCGGCGCAGCAGGCGATCTTCGCGAGGCGTTCGGACTTCTTCGCGAGCAGCATACGTTCCTGCGTGACTTCGGCGGGATGCTGACGGGCATGCCGTCTGCGCTCCCCGAGACGATGCCGAAGGGACTCGACGACCGGAGCACGCTTCGCTGGGCGTTGCGCAGCGACGGACGCCGTGGCGTCGTCTTCATGACCTGGCATCAGCCGCTCGTGCCTCTTGCGGATGTCGAGTCGGTCCAGTTCGATCTCCAGCTCTGCGAGACCACGGTTCGCTTCCCGGATCGGCCGGTCACCGTCCGTTCGGGGACGACGGCTCGCTGGCCGGTCAATCTGGACTTCGGCGGCATCGGCGTGGACTGGGCGACCGCGAGCCTCATCGCGCTGACCGATGGGCGGGTGCCGCTGCTCGTCCTCGGCGAAGAGGAGGGGATCCTCGGCCAGGTGCGGTTCGCGGGCGGAGTCGACGTCACCGAGCAGGTCGTGGGTGCGGAGCGCCCGTGGCAGGGTGCGCGCCTTCTGCGAGCGCGAAGCGAGAGCGGAGCGCTCGACGTGCTGATCATCCCGTTCACGCTTCGCGGCAGCCTCACGGTGACGCCGACGGGTCGTGTGATTCTCGCCGTCGGGGCGGTCGTCGAGGACGGCGCCGTGCTGACGGTCGAGGAGAGCGACGGAACCCGTCCGGCCGAGTTCTGCGCCGACTCCGGCGAATGGGTCGGCCGCGGGCATTCCGAGCGTTCGACGCGTCGAACAGCGGTCGTCGTGACGGCCCACGACCCGGCCGCTGAGCCCCCGGCGACCTACGGCCAGTTCAAGAGGAGGGCATCTGCGCCCTCCAGCGCGGACGTTCGACGATATGGAGCACGATGGGAACTCGACCTCCGCCGCGCCATCGACGGCGACGTCCTGACCATCTCGTGGATGGGCGATGTCGCCCAGCTCGCTGTCGACGGAATCCCCGTCGCCGACCAGTTCTGGAACGGCTCGGTCTGGCGGATCCCCGTTGACCGCCTCGCGGCAGGTTCCGGGTCGCGAGTCGAACTCCGGGTGCTTCCCGGACATCCGGAGAGCAGGGTCGGGATCGGCTACGACGGACGCTCTGCGTCCCTTCCCGTCACGGCCGAACTCGACGAAGCGGTCCTCGTATCGACGGCGCGCTGGCGGATCGATCCCGCCTCCGAACGTTCCTAG
- a CDS encoding DEAD/DEAH box helicase — translation MGLRDYVRSMLSGRDDNATAITDEDLFSVSYDDDGVNLVVHRAQLRELEEGKGGVEATTQLVLLHMLAETGLALPIPGGFRIPAVHAVRLDDGDAAVLGLPPRFDGTFTADIDAYTTSPRFAVRLSAVDGLDRRPAQLRGALLTVAGAPHLATPPQARALDAVARHSRLPTSERTEPTNVRLVADLQLAAADGLHLDLAHFTKHGWSAAEPEKVGVIATQTSDGGLRLSPALGMAVPESLLESRWAQLDGAKDQGVLRVEKNIILLDVDALHAAQEVLEHRTIRPEQVTDFIRTPSAFLDAQLVDLELGFSVRVEGVGRLVRVNFGDSDGGTFDWFASDEPLQPQMIRELVKTQDDLDRFTAHYEAARSDGADSLAFDAAIIDIRDESEVQRALAETRETIERGVEQPEAEPQPKEERVATERVGFLLTSTDLVVDRLHQTARDWVGKVTIDNTALARTPFPHQEDGIRWMLGLMLAAHSEPADQLYRLQGALLADDMGLGKTYMSLVATQHYRAAIERVEGAQKVKPTLIVAPLSLLENWEDEVEKTFASSPFSDVVVLQTSRDLARFRIAGAGRETMQLSSALDEHGMVKEGSLRIALRVGPDAGGHRLDMPGRLVLTTYETLRDYQFSLSQIDWGVVIFDEAQSIKNPDSMRTRAAKALKADFKLLATGTPIENTLGEFWCLVDTAQPGLLGDWQAFRARYLLPEKEAETEAEAQEMRLALGRELHQAIGPFMLRRMKEDHLSGLPSKFTHTGLGASEDPLVVFDPGLARTMPEVQRQRYDAHLQRFRTDRAAKSNGAAPLAVLTSLRYASLHPDLDIHGVHPERPRSQDDSRRQIAQSAKLLATMDILREVQRLGEKAIVFTSAKEIQLLLAIWIMHEFGIRPEIVNGDTSAVSKTDGSSRRQLIGSFESAVGFNVIIMSPIAAGVGLTVVGANHVIHLERHWNPAKEAQATDRAYRIGQTRDVHVYYPAATHPRIDSFDVILNRMLRTKIDIKDAVMIPAQIHELELAEAVAADSDGAAAAR, via the coding sequence ATGGGTCTGCGTGACTACGTGCGCTCAATGTTGAGCGGTCGCGACGACAACGCGACAGCGATCACAGATGAAGACCTCTTCTCCGTCAGCTACGACGACGACGGTGTGAATCTCGTCGTTCACCGCGCGCAGCTTCGTGAGCTCGAGGAGGGAAAAGGCGGGGTCGAGGCGACAACCCAGCTCGTGCTGCTTCACATGCTCGCCGAAACGGGGCTCGCGTTGCCCATACCCGGCGGATTCCGCATCCCTGCAGTCCACGCTGTTCGGCTGGACGACGGGGATGCCGCAGTGCTCGGTCTGCCTCCGCGATTCGACGGGACGTTCACGGCAGACATCGACGCGTACACGACGAGTCCGCGATTCGCCGTCCGGCTCTCGGCTGTCGACGGCTTGGACCGCCGGCCGGCGCAGTTGCGCGGCGCGCTGCTCACGGTCGCAGGTGCACCCCATCTGGCGACGCCTCCGCAGGCGCGTGCCCTCGACGCAGTGGCCCGACACAGCCGGCTTCCGACCTCCGAGCGGACGGAACCGACCAATGTGCGTCTGGTCGCAGACCTCCAGCTTGCCGCCGCTGACGGACTGCACCTCGATCTCGCCCACTTCACAAAACACGGATGGTCCGCCGCTGAGCCCGAAAAGGTCGGTGTCATCGCGACACAGACTTCCGACGGCGGCCTACGACTCTCTCCCGCGCTGGGCATGGCGGTACCCGAGAGCCTGCTCGAGTCCAGGTGGGCGCAGCTCGATGGGGCCAAAGACCAAGGCGTGCTCCGCGTGGAGAAGAACATCATCCTGCTCGACGTGGATGCGCTGCACGCAGCGCAGGAAGTGCTGGAGCACCGGACGATCCGCCCCGAGCAGGTCACCGACTTCATCCGCACGCCCAGCGCATTCCTGGACGCACAACTAGTCGACCTAGAACTCGGTTTCTCTGTGCGCGTGGAAGGAGTCGGCCGATTGGTCCGCGTCAACTTCGGCGACTCCGACGGCGGCACGTTCGACTGGTTCGCCTCGGACGAACCCCTGCAGCCGCAGATGATCCGCGAACTCGTCAAGACCCAGGACGATCTCGATCGGTTCACCGCACACTATGAGGCCGCTCGCTCCGATGGTGCAGACAGCCTCGCCTTCGATGCGGCGATCATCGACATCCGTGATGAGAGCGAGGTGCAACGCGCCCTTGCGGAAACGCGGGAGACGATCGAACGCGGTGTCGAACAGCCCGAGGCCGAGCCGCAGCCCAAGGAAGAACGGGTGGCAACGGAGCGAGTGGGGTTCCTGCTCACGTCGACCGACCTCGTCGTCGACCGGCTGCACCAGACGGCGCGCGACTGGGTCGGGAAGGTCACGATCGACAACACCGCGCTAGCCCGCACGCCGTTTCCGCACCAGGAAGACGGCATCCGCTGGATGCTCGGGCTCATGCTCGCGGCCCACAGCGAACCCGCCGATCAGCTTTACCGGCTCCAGGGCGCTCTTCTCGCAGACGATATGGGTCTCGGAAAGACGTACATGTCTCTGGTTGCGACGCAGCATTACCGCGCGGCGATCGAGCGCGTCGAAGGCGCACAGAAGGTCAAGCCGACGCTCATCGTCGCGCCCTTGAGTCTGCTGGAGAACTGGGAAGACGAGGTTGAGAAGACGTTCGCATCCTCGCCGTTCAGCGATGTGGTCGTGCTGCAGACGAGTCGCGATCTCGCCCGATTCCGCATCGCGGGTGCCGGCCGGGAAACCATGCAACTCTCCAGCGCCCTCGACGAGCACGGCATGGTCAAAGAGGGATCACTGCGCATCGCGCTCCGAGTAGGACCGGATGCCGGCGGCCACCGTCTCGACATGCCTGGCCGCCTCGTGCTCACCACGTACGAGACCTTGCGGGACTACCAGTTCTCCCTGAGCCAGATCGACTGGGGTGTGGTCATCTTCGATGAAGCACAGTCGATCAAGAATCCCGACAGCATGCGCACCCGTGCTGCCAAGGCGCTGAAGGCCGACTTCAAGCTGCTCGCCACAGGCACACCGATCGAGAACACGCTCGGAGAGTTCTGGTGCCTCGTCGACACCGCGCAACCGGGACTCCTGGGCGATTGGCAGGCGTTCCGCGCGCGCTATCTGCTCCCGGAAAAGGAGGCCGAAACCGAGGCGGAAGCGCAGGAGATGCGCCTGGCGCTCGGCCGGGAACTTCACCAGGCGATCGGGCCGTTCATGCTGCGACGCATGAAGGAAGACCACCTCTCGGGTCTGCCGTCAAAGTTCACCCACACCGGACTCGGCGCGTCGGAGGATCCGCTGGTGGTGTTCGATCCGGGACTCGCGCGAACAATGCCCGAGGTTCAACGACAGCGATACGACGCCCATCTGCAGCGGTTCCGCACCGACAGAGCAGCGAAGAGCAACGGCGCTGCGCCTCTCGCCGTGTTGACCAGTCTTCGATACGCGTCGCTGCACCCCGATCTCGATATTCACGGAGTGCATCCCGAACGTCCGCGCTCTCAGGACGATTCTCGCCGGCAGATCGCCCAGTCGGCCAAGCTGCTCGCGACGATGGACATCCTTCGCGAGGTTCAGCGACTGGGCGAGAAGGCCATCGTCTTCACGTCGGCGAAGGAGATCCAGCTTCTCCTCGCCATCTGGATCATGCATGAGTTCGGCATCCGCCCGGAGATCGTCAACGGTGACACCAGTGCTGTGTCGAAAACCGACGGCAGCTCGCGGCGTCAGCTCATCGGGTCGTTCGAATCCGCCGTCGGATTCAACGTCATCATCATGTCGCCCATCGCAGCCGGTGTCGGTCTGACCGTCGTGGGCGCCAACCACGTGATCCATCTCGAGCGCCACTGGAATCCAGCGAAAGAAGCACAGGCGACGGATCGCGCGTATCGGATCGGGCAGACTCGCGACGTGCACGTCTACTATCCAGCGGCGACACACCCTCGGATCGACTCGTTCGACGTCATCCTCAATCGCATGCTCCGCACCAAGATCGACATCAAGGATGCCGTCATGATTCCGGCCCAGATTCATGAACTCGAACTCGCGGAGGCGGTCGCTGCGGATTCCGACGGCGCAGCTGCGGCGCGCTGA
- a CDS encoding PaaI family thioesterase: protein MAIIPEQADAVLQSQPFSRLVGARLTRFEEGMAELSLDARPDLLQQNGFLHGGVVAYAADNALTFAAGTVLGPQVLTASMAITYLRPATAGLRAQATVVSATRSQAVVRCEVYSAAASGEGEVIVASAQGTVLRVERDSAAG, encoded by the coding sequence ATGGCCATCATCCCCGAGCAGGCGGATGCCGTGCTCCAGTCCCAGCCATTCTCCCGACTCGTCGGCGCACGTCTGACCCGGTTCGAGGAGGGCATGGCCGAGCTGTCGCTGGACGCGCGTCCCGACCTTCTTCAGCAGAACGGATTCCTGCACGGCGGCGTGGTCGCGTACGCGGCCGACAACGCGCTCACGTTCGCCGCCGGCACGGTGCTCGGCCCGCAGGTGTTGACCGCATCCATGGCGATCACGTATTTGCGGCCGGCGACCGCCGGTCTCCGCGCACAGGCGACGGTGGTGTCGGCGACGCGGAGCCAGGCGGTGGTGAGGTGCGAGGTGTACTCGGCTGCGGCATCCGGAGAGGGCGAGGTGATCGTCGCCTCCGCTCAGGGCACGGTGCTTCGAGTGGAACGCGACTCGGCCGCCGGCTGA
- a CDS encoding MFS transporter: MGRTEGSNRQRTAAATVNAARRRWTLAATGVGFAVVQLDVSVVNVAVKPIGDELGGGVAALQWIVSAYTVAFAAFILSAGALGDRLGAKRMLLAGFTLFIAASLVCALAPNLGVLIAARAVQGMGAAALVPSSLSVLSHTYPDARARAGAVGIWALAGSAALSAGPLVGGVLIQTLGWRWIFYINIPLALFGILVVLLAAAETTRSTERRLDIPGQVLGVVALGLLTAGIIEGGQFGFDEPFVVGALVLAVAAGTAFVLVERRMRQPMLPVESFRIPLFRWSIVIGLFVNVAFYGLIFVLSLFFQRAQHASALVTGFVFLPMTLAVMLTNFYAARLQARFGSRVCVMVSAAVLVVCSGALLFLDVGTPYAVIVVQLVGLGAALGVIVPIITSSALAGADVERSGVASATLNTARQTGSAVGVALYGAQLGRSIVGGFRVDLGITIVLSALILGAGSRLDDRHESQRDPAVQ, translated from the coding sequence ATGGGACGAACCGAAGGTTCGAACAGACAAAGGACTGCAGCAGCCACGGTGAATGCCGCTCGCCGACGGTGGACTCTGGCCGCCACGGGTGTGGGTTTCGCGGTGGTGCAGCTGGACGTCAGCGTCGTGAACGTCGCCGTCAAACCGATCGGCGACGAGCTCGGCGGCGGAGTGGCTGCTCTGCAATGGATCGTGAGCGCCTACACGGTGGCGTTCGCGGCCTTCATCCTGAGCGCCGGCGCGCTCGGGGATCGTCTCGGTGCGAAGCGGATGCTCCTGGCCGGCTTCACCCTGTTCATCGCGGCATCCCTGGTGTGCGCCCTCGCACCGAACCTCGGAGTCCTCATCGCGGCACGCGCTGTCCAGGGGATGGGCGCGGCCGCACTCGTGCCATCCTCTCTTTCCGTGCTCTCCCATACGTACCCGGATGCGCGTGCGCGTGCGGGCGCCGTCGGTATTTGGGCGCTCGCCGGCAGCGCCGCACTCTCCGCGGGCCCCCTCGTCGGCGGCGTGCTCATCCAGACTCTCGGATGGCGATGGATCTTCTACATCAACATTCCGCTTGCGCTCTTCGGCATCCTGGTGGTGCTCCTTGCGGCCGCCGAGACCACCAGGAGCACGGAGCGCCGGCTCGACATTCCCGGCCAAGTCCTCGGTGTCGTCGCGCTCGGACTGCTCACGGCAGGGATCATCGAGGGCGGCCAGTTCGGATTCGACGAGCCGTTCGTCGTCGGTGCGCTCGTTCTCGCCGTCGCAGCCGGCACGGCGTTCGTGCTCGTCGAGCGACGGATGCGCCAGCCGATGCTACCTGTCGAGTCCTTTCGCATACCGCTGTTCCGTTGGAGCATCGTGATCGGACTCTTCGTCAACGTGGCCTTCTACGGGCTGATCTTCGTGCTGAGCCTCTTCTTCCAGCGAGCCCAGCACGCATCTGCTCTCGTCACGGGATTCGTGTTCCTGCCGATGACACTGGCCGTCATGCTGACGAACTTCTACGCCGCACGACTGCAGGCGCGATTCGGCAGCAGGGTCTGCGTCATGGTGTCGGCCGCCGTGCTCGTCGTGTGCTCAGGAGCCTTGCTCTTCCTCGACGTTGGCACGCCGTATGCGGTGATCGTGGTGCAACTCGTCGGGCTCGGTGCCGCTCTCGGCGTGATCGTACCGATCATCACCTCGTCAGCGCTGGCGGGCGCCGACGTCGAGCGTTCGGGGGTGGCGTCCGCCACGCTCAACACGGCACGGCAGACCGGAAGCGCTGTGGGCGTTGCGCTCTACGGGGCGCAGCTGGGGCGCTCGATCGTCGGCGGTTTCCGCGTGGATCTCGGAATCACCATCGTGCTCTCGGCGCTCATCCTGGGGGCGGGAAGCCGCCTCGACGACCGGCACGAATCGCAACGCGACCCGGCAGTCCAATGA
- a CDS encoding NAD-dependent epimerase/dehydratase family protein: MRIVVIGATGHVGGYLVPRLVRAGHDVVAVSRGMREPYRADSAWTSVERVELDRGAEDAAGTTGDRIAALEPDVVIDMICFTRSSAEQLVDAISGRVGLLVSCGSIWSRGTLTEVPGTEEAPLDGWGEYGSGKAQLEAYLLDQSSQPGGVPAVVIDPGHISGPGWHVINPAGNLDSAVWESLAFGETLVLPDQGLGILHHVHADDVAQLFQLAVERPDAASGQAFFAVSPRALTLRGFAQTAAGWFGRDAELEYIPLAEYASAVGPENALTTSEHVSRSQAMSDAKARRMLGYVPAYTSLGATREAVEWLDANGGFGRRLPFN; encoded by the coding sequence ATGAGGATCGTGGTCATCGGTGCGACGGGACACGTCGGCGGCTATCTCGTGCCACGGCTGGTGCGGGCGGGTCATGACGTGGTCGCGGTTTCGCGCGGGATGCGCGAGCCGTATCGCGCGGACTCTGCGTGGACATCCGTGGAGCGCGTGGAGCTCGATCGCGGCGCCGAGGATGCCGCGGGAACGACGGGCGACCGCATCGCGGCTCTCGAACCCGACGTCGTCATCGACATGATCTGCTTCACGAGATCGTCTGCCGAGCAGCTGGTCGATGCGATCAGCGGTCGAGTCGGCCTGCTCGTCAGCTGCGGATCCATCTGGTCGCGCGGCACGCTCACCGAGGTTCCCGGCACCGAGGAGGCGCCGCTCGACGGCTGGGGCGAGTACGGATCCGGCAAGGCCCAGCTCGAGGCGTACCTGCTCGACCAGTCGTCCCAGCCCGGCGGCGTTCCCGCGGTGGTCATCGATCCGGGACACATCTCCGGACCGGGCTGGCACGTGATCAACCCGGCCGGCAACCTGGATTCCGCGGTGTGGGAGAGCCTCGCGTTCGGGGAGACGCTCGTGCTACCGGACCAGGGGCTCGGCATCCTGCACCACGTCCACGCCGACGATGTGGCTCAGCTCTTCCAGCTCGCGGTCGAACGGCCGGATGCCGCGTCGGGCCAGGCGTTCTTCGCCGTCTCACCGCGAGCCCTCACGCTCCGCGGATTCGCGCAGACTGCCGCAGGATGGTTCGGACGCGATGCCGAGCTCGAGTACATACCGCTGGCGGAATATGCCAGCGCCGTGGGGCCCGAGAACGCGCTGACGACCAGCGAGCACGTGTCGCGGAGCCAGGCGATGAGCGATGCGAAGGCCAGGCGGATGCTCGGATACGTACCCGCCTACACCTCGCTCGGCGCCACGCGCGAGGCCGTGGAATGGCTCGACGCGAATGGCGGCTTCGGCCGGCGGCTGCCGTTCAACTGA
- a CDS encoding DUF5107 domain-containing protein, translating to MTAQTTVDPHGPTPPESILERLEAGEAVAWSDELVLPTYEPMTPSRQPLYLDRRVYQGSSGRVYPLPFIERIAQEPTPHAWKAVHLENRCLRVTVLPELGGRIYTGFDKTTGYDFFYRNTVIKPALVGLTGPWISGGVEFNWPQHHRPATYLPMEFDIEEADDGSVTVWCSDHDPFTRMAETHGIRLHPDRSYVEIDVRLHNRTSQRQTFLWWANAAVRVHDRYQSFFPQDVRYVADHARRAITAFPAADRTYYGVDYPARAAREPGADRIDFYANIPAPTSYMVVDSDEAFFGGYDHDVQAGVVHWADRRISPGKKQWTWGDSPFGHAWDRHLTDDDGPYVELMAGVYTDNQPDFSWLMPGEVRRFSQYWYPIPAIGVAHVANRDAALHVDLGTEVEARAAVTRPSHATLRILVDGTSAAEGSRTLHPGEVLRVTADLPDQCSADRVRVELRETTADGSVILADWTVREPADEEPWIATEPPSPESIESVEELYLTGVHLQQYRHPTRSPLPYWREALRRDPGDSRTNLALADLALRAGEYEKAERHARTAVDRVTMRNENPRDAEPYYLLGLILQRLGRSDEAAKWFGKAGWDADWRVPAGIEGALIALRAGDAATALSDADGLAAAGAVDPRIAAVQVVALRRLGDFGGADAVLASATESAPVNDLYCNLADGSVPNDAGLAVDLALDLARLGEIPAAAEALERAAAFPATPAGNMAPVARYLRATLLDRAGDPIGAERARSDARGTDTTWCFPAGLDAHDALTDALAHDPDDDVATELLATLLYDAGRRREALDLWKRALELGADRPLIHRNAGLASYNVLGDEDAAWRHYERARVLAPDDARLLFESDQLAAKLGHPSAERLDRLERDRVLVEQRDDLVVQVAELLTADGRPADALRLIKGRTFQPWEGGEGKALAAWDDARAALGMPVGVPPASLGEARPEATAPSALRADGSTDYFATSLPESLLFAREQEE from the coding sequence ATGACCGCGCAGACCACTGTCGATCCGCACGGGCCGACGCCCCCGGAGAGCATCCTCGAGCGACTCGAAGCCGGCGAGGCCGTCGCCTGGAGCGATGAACTCGTGCTGCCGACATACGAGCCGATGACGCCGTCCCGGCAGCCGCTCTACCTCGACCGTCGCGTCTATCAAGGGTCGAGCGGGCGCGTGTATCCGCTGCCGTTCATCGAACGGATCGCGCAGGAGCCGACGCCGCACGCCTGGAAGGCCGTCCACCTCGAGAACAGGTGTCTGCGCGTCACGGTGCTCCCCGAACTGGGCGGCCGCATCTACACCGGATTCGACAAGACGACCGGATACGACTTCTTCTACCGCAACACGGTCATCAAGCCGGCGCTCGTCGGACTGACGGGTCCGTGGATCAGCGGGGGCGTCGAGTTCAACTGGCCGCAGCACCACCGGCCGGCGACCTACCTTCCTATGGAGTTCGACATCGAAGAAGCGGACGACGGAAGCGTCACGGTGTGGTGCTCCGATCACGATCCGTTCACGCGCATGGCCGAGACGCACGGCATCCGTTTGCATCCGGACCGCTCGTACGTCGAGATCGATGTGCGTCTGCACAATCGCACGTCACAGCGCCAGACGTTCCTCTGGTGGGCGAACGCGGCGGTCAGGGTGCACGACCGGTACCAGTCCTTCTTCCCGCAGGACGTCCGCTACGTCGCGGACCACGCCCGTCGCGCCATCACCGCGTTTCCGGCGGCGGATCGCACATACTACGGCGTCGACTATCCGGCGAGGGCCGCTCGCGAACCCGGTGCGGACCGCATCGACTTCTACGCGAACATCCCCGCTCCGACCTCGTACATGGTCGTGGACTCCGACGAGGCGTTCTTCGGGGGATACGACCACGACGTGCAGGCCGGTGTCGTGCACTGGGCGGATCGCCGCATCTCGCCCGGCAAGAAGCAGTGGACCTGGGGTGACTCGCCGTTCGGGCATGCCTGGGACCGCCATCTCACCGACGACGACGGACCGTACGTCGAGCTCATGGCCGGGGTGTACACCGACAATCAGCCGGACTTCTCCTGGCTCATGCCGGGTGAGGTGCGGCGGTTCAGTCAGTACTGGTATCCGATTCCTGCTATCGGCGTCGCACACGTGGCCAACCGCGACGCTGCGCTGCACGTCGACCTCGGTACGGAGGTCGAGGCGCGTGCGGCAGTGACCAGACCCTCGCATGCGACGCTGCGTATCCTCGTCGACGGCACGTCGGCAGCGGAGGGGTCGCGCACCCTGCATCCTGGCGAGGTGCTGCGCGTCACCGCCGACCTCCCCGACCAATGCTCAGCGGACCGCGTTCGCGTCGAGCTGCGCGAGACGACGGCGGACGGATCCGTGATCCTCGCCGACTGGACGGTGCGGGAGCCGGCGGACGAGGAACCGTGGATCGCGACCGAGCCGCCCTCGCCCGAATCGATCGAAAGCGTGGAGGAGCTCTACCTGACCGGTGTGCACCTGCAGCAGTACAGGCATCCGACGAGGTCGCCGCTGCCGTATTGGCGAGAGGCGCTGCGGCGCGACCCTGGGGACTCCCGCACCAACCTGGCGCTGGCGGACCTCGCACTTCGTGCCGGGGAGTACGAGAAGGCGGAGCGGCACGCCCGGACCGCAGTCGATCGCGTGACCATGCGCAACGAGAATCCGCGCGACGCCGAGCCGTACTACCTGCTCGGGCTGATCCTTCAGCGCCTCGGCCGAAGCGACGAAGCGGCCAAGTGGTTCGGCAAGGCCGGGTGGGATGCCGACTGGCGGGTGCCGGCGGGTATCGAAGGCGCCCTCATCGCGTTGCGAGCAGGAGATGCCGCGACCGCCCTGAGCGACGCGGACGGTCTCGCGGCGGCGGGTGCGGTGGATCCGCGGATCGCCGCAGTGCAGGTCGTCGCCCTTCGCCGACTGGGCGACTTCGGTGGAGCGGATGCCGTGCTCGCGTCGGCGACGGAATCCGCACCCGTCAACGATCTCTACTGCAATCTCGCCGACGGCTCGGTGCCGAACGACGCCGGGCTGGCCGTTGATCTCGCCCTCGATCTCGCGCGACTCGGGGAGATCCCGGCGGCCGCCGAGGCGCTCGAGCGCGCGGCGGCGTTCCCCGCGACTCCGGCAGGGAACATGGCACCGGTCGCTCGCTACTTGCGGGCGACACTTCTGGACCGCGCCGGCGACCCGATCGGCGCAGAACGGGCGAGGTCGGATGCGCGCGGCACGGACACGACGTGGTGCTTCCCTGCGGGACTCGACGCCCACGACGCGTTGACCGACGCGCTCGCGCACGACCCTGACGACGATGTCGCCACGGAGTTGCTGGCGACGCTGCTGTACGACGCGGGACGACGCCGAGAAGCGCTGGATCTCTGGAAGCGAGCGCTGGAACTGGGGGCGGACCGCCCGCTCATCCATCGCAACGCCGGGCTCGCCTCCTACAACGTGCTCGGCGACGAGGATGCGGCCTGGCGTCACTACGAACGAGCGCGAGTGCTTGCGCCCGACGACGCGCGACTCCTCTTCGAGTCGGACCAGCTCGCCGCGAAACTGGGGCATCCGTCGGCCGAGCGACTCGACAGGCTCGAGCGGGATCGCGTGCTGGTCGAGCAGCGCGACGACCTGGTCGTGCAGGTGGCGGAGCTTCTCACGGCCGACGGACGGCCCGCGGATGCTCTGCGCCTGATCAAGGGCAGGACCTTCCAGCCGTGGGAAGGCGGAGAAGGCAAGGCGCTCGCCGCGTGGGACGACGCGCGAGCCGCCCTGGGGATGCCGGTCGGCGTGCCGCCGGCAAGCCTCGGCGAGGCGCGACCCGAGGCGACGGCGCCGTCGGCACTTCGTGCGGACGGCTCCACCGACTACTTCGCCACGAGCCTTCCCGAGTCGCTGCTGTTCGCACGAGAGCAGGAGGAGTGA